The Verrucomicrobiia bacterium DNA window CGCCTGATCGGCCACCTCACCGCCCGCCGCGAACTGGCCGCCCTCTCCAGCGAACTGCTGCCCCAAGCCGCCAAAAAAGCCCCACCCGCCCACCGTCAACGCGCCCTCCAGGGCACCCCCGCCCTCTCCGCCGCCCAGGCCCTCCGCCTCGCCCTGACCGATGTAGGCGATAATGTCCCGGAAGATTTCCCAGCCCAAATCGAGCTGGAAACCCCCGCCCGCCCCGACCGCCGCCAACACCTCACCACCCCCGCCACCCTGGGTAAGGCCTCCGCCCGCCTGGTCTGGCTCCCCCTCAATCCCGAGGAACTCCGCCTCGCCTGGGAAGTCGTCTTTTACGCCCGCTCCTCCGGTTTCCTCTTCCGCTCCGTGGTGGATGCGGAAAACGGCCGTGTCTGGCTCCGCCATAGCCTCACCAAATACCAGGCCGAACCGGCCTCCTACCGCGTCTTTACCGACCGCAGCCCCCGCCCCATGTCCCCCGGCCACTCCACCCCCTCCACCCTCGAGCCCGACATCGTCCCCCGCCAGCTCGTCACCCTCACCGCCCTCAACACCAACGCCAGCCCCCTGGGCTGGCTCAGCCCCGGCGACACCGAAACTCGCGGCAACAACGTCACCGCCCACACCGACCGCGACGGCAACAACGAACCCGACCTCCCCCGCCCCACCGCCAACAACCGCGTTTTTGATTTTCCCCTCGACTTGAACACCAGCCCCACCAACTCCTCCGCCGCCTCCGTGGTCAATGTCTTCTACTGGTGCAACTTTGCCCACGACCGCTTCTACGAGCTGGGCTTCACTGAAAGCGCCGGCAACTTCCAGCAAACCAACTTCAACCGCGGCGGCCTGGGCGGCGACCCCGTCATCGCCGATGTCCAGGACGGCGAAGGCTTCAACAACGCCAACTTCTCCACCCCCCCTTACGACGGCATGTCCCCCCGCATGCAAATGTACATCTTCAACGCCCCCCACCCCGACCGCGATGGCGCCCTCGACGCCGAGGTCATCCTCCACGAATACACCCACGGCCTGAGCGAGCGCCTCGTGGGCGCCGGCTACGGCATCGTCGAATCCCAAACCGCCGGCATGGCCGAAGGCTGGTCCGATTTCATGGCCATGGCCCTCCTCAGCCACCCCCAGCAAAGCCTCGCCAGCAACTACCCCTTCAGCGCCTACGTCGCCCGCATGTTCGGCGGCATCCTCGCCGAAAATTACTACTACGGCCTCCGCCGCTACCCCTATAGCACCAACCTCGCCGTCCACCCCCTCACCTTCAAAGACATTGACCCCACCCAGGCCAGCTTCCACTTCGGCGTGCCCCGCAACCCCGCCATCGGCACCAGCGCCTCCCAGGTCCACAACCAGGGCGAAGTCTGGTGTGCCGTCCTCTGGGACATGCGCGCCAACCTCATCGCCCGCCACGGCTTCGCCACCGGCAACTGGCTCGCCATGCAACTCGTGGTGGACGGCATGCGTAATTGCCCCGCCAACCCCAATTTCTTGCACGCCCGCGACGCCATCCTCCTCGCCGACCGCATCAGCTTCCAGGGCGCCAATCGCGCCGAAATCTGGGCCGCCTTCGCCCGCCGCGGCATGGGCGCCATGGCCAGCTCGCCCCCCAGTTACACCACCATCGGCATCGTCGAAGATTTCAGCCTCCCCGAAGACTTCGACATCTCCCCCACCTCCGAGCAAACCATCAACGGCACCGTCGGCGGGCCGTTCTCCCCCGCCACCCTCACCTTCGACCTCATGAACGCCGGACGTGCCCCCTTGTCCTGGTCCGCTTCCGCCACCCCCCTGCTCAAATTGTCCGCCACCAACGGCGTCCTCCAGCCGCAAAGCTCCACCCCCCTCGTCGTCTCCCTGTCCGCCATCGTCACTGAACTCCCGGCCGGCACTTACACGCAGCAGGTTTTCTTCGCCAACACCGCCACCGGCTCCAATCAAATCCGCAACCTCCGCCTCGTCATCCGCCAGGAATCCTCCTTCCTCGTCGAATTCTTCGACCACGCCGATTTCGACCTCGAATTCACCACCCTCACCTTCACCCCCGATGATTCCGCCGCCGGCTTCCAGGTCTGCCGCCAGCCCGCCTCCGCTTTCCCCACCGACCCCGCCGGCGGCGACCGCATCTTCCTCGGCGATGATTGGTATCTGCCCCTGACCCTCACCAACGGCCGCACCGTCTCCCTCTTCGGCCAGCGCACCAACATCATCTACATCAGCAGCAACGGCCACCTCACCACCCGCATGGGCAACACCCAATATTTCCAGCCCGAGCTTTCCATCTTCTACGAACAACCCCGCGTGGCCGCCCTCTATGCCGACTTCCACCCCGGCCAGTCCAACCTCTTCACCGGCACCCTCGACGCCCGCGTCAGTTGGCGCCAGCTCGACGACCGCCTCGCCGTCACCTGGCAGGATGTCCCCGAATACGGCATCCAAAACTCCAATTCCTTCCAAATCGAATTGTTCTACCACGGCCCCATCCGCATCACCTGGCTCCGCATGGATGCGCGCAACGGACGCACCGGCCTGGCCCCCGGCCGCGGCGTGCCCACCGGCCTCGTCGAAACCGACTTCTCCAGCTCCCCGCTCTGTGGACGCCAGCTCTACCTCGCCGTCCAAAACGGCCTCGAAGGCCAGGGCGCCCTGCCCCAGGCCGGCCGCGTCTCTCTCCCCGAGCCGGTCACCAACGACGTGGAAGTCACTCTCCTCTCCGAAAACACCGCCGAAATCATCCTTCCCTCCTCCGTCCTCATCCCCGCTGGCCAGACCAGCCAGTGGTTCACCGTCGTGTACCCCGATGACCCCCTGGTGGACGGCCCCCGCCGCACCCGCCTCCACGCCAGCGCCCCCGGCTTCAGTCCGGCCCAAACCCTGGTCACCGTCCTGGACAATGAAATCGCCCAGCTCGACCTTTCCTTCCCCTCCATTCTTAACGAAGGCGCCGGCCTCGTCGCCACCGCTGGCGTCCTCCGCGTCACCCCCGCCCCCGACGAAGCGCTCATCGTCCGCCTGTCTTCCCTGGCCACCAACCTCGCCCAAATCCCCGAACCCGGCTTCGTCATCCTCGGCGCCGGCCAGCAGCAAGTCCCCGTCCCCGTGCGCATCCTCGACAACAACCTCATCGAAGGCCTCACCGCCGCCACCCTGTCCGCCCGCGTCGAAGGCTGGCCCCCCGCCAGCGCCAACCTCCTGATCCTGGACAACGAACCCCGCCAACTCTCCCTGCAAGTCCCCGCCCGTGTCGGCGAAACTTTCGGCACCCTCACCAACGCCGGCCGCGTCAGTGTGGCCGGCCCGCTCACCTTCGACCTCGTAGTCCTGTTGCAAAGCTCCCAGCCCACCCGCATCCTCGTCCCGCCCACCCTGACCATCCCCTCCGGTCAGAGCCAGGCCTTCTTTAACCTGCAAGTCCTCGATGACCAGCTCCGCAATCCCACCAACACCGTCCTCATCACCGCCAGCGCCCTCGGCTTCACCAACGCCACCGCCACCCTGATCATTGACGACAACGAAACCCTCGCCCCACCCACCCTCACCTTCCCCGCCCACCAAGCCGCGCAGCTCCGTGCCCCACTTCTCCTGCAATGGAGCGCTGACTTCGGCGAGCTCCTCCTCAACGGCGGCTTTGAAACCGGCGATTTCACCGGCTGGTCCAACGCCCCCAGCCCCGATGGCAGCGCCTTCATCCTTAACCACGGCTCACTCCTCACCGCCCAGGGCGCCGGCCCCTTCCCTCCCATCGCCGGCCGCTTCGAAGCCCTCTCGCATCCCTTGAGCGCCGGCCGCCGTGAATTGAGCCAGTGGATCCAGCTCCCCGCCATCCCGGGCGTTCTCAACCTTTCCTGGCAGCACACCATCCGCAACTACGCCGAGGGCTTCAATGCCCAACACCAATTCCGCGTCGAATTGCGCGATGCCTCCGGCACCAACCTCCTCGCCACCCTCTTCTCCACCCAACCCGGCGACCCCCTCATGCAATCCCCCGTGCAACGCTCAGCCAACCTCAACCCCTGGCAGGGCCGGAAAGTCCTGCTCGCCTTCGTCGCCGAAGACAGCCTCGGCTGCCTGAATGTCTCCGTGGACAATGTCAGCCTCGCCTTGCTCCCGCCCGAACCCGTCACCTTTGAAGTCTATCTCGGCCTCACCACCAACCTCACCGCTACCAACTTGTTGGGCGTCACCACCAACAAATCCTGGCTCGTGCCCGGCCCCCTCTCGCCGCTCACCACCTATTTCTGGCAGATCGTGGCCGTACGCGGCGATGAACGCAGCCCCAGCCCCATCCGCAGCTTTACCACCGCCGGCGCCGCCCCCCCGCCCCAGATCAGTTTCAATCTCCCGGGCAACTACTCCACCGTCACCATCCCCTCCAACGTCCTGCTCAACGTCACCGCCTCCGCCCCCGCTGGCGTGGTCAAAATCAGTTTCTACGACTACGACACCAAAATCGGCGAAGTCTCCTCCCCGCCCTACACCCTCAATTACCTCCTGGGCACTGCCGGCCTCCGCCAGCTCCGCGCCATCCTGCTCGATGGCAACGGCCAGGAAACCGTCTCCCCTCCGCTCTTCCTCGTGGCCCGCGCCGCCGGCGCCCAGCCCATCACCTTCATCCCCGCCGGCGCCCCCTGGCGATACTTGGACAACGGCTCCAATCAAGGCTCCGCCTGGCGCCAGCGCGACTTTGACGACTCCTCCTGGAAAATCGGCCGCGGCCGCTTCGGCTATGGCCTCGGCGGCGAAACCACCCTCCTGGACTTCGGCCCGGACCCCGACAACAAATTCGTCACCACCTACTTCCGCACCATGTTCACCAATCACGCCGACCTGTCCTCCCTCACCCTCAAACTCATCGCTGACGACGGCGTGGTGATCTGGTTCAACGACCTCCCCATCCGCATCAACATGCCCCCCTTGTCCGACATCACCTACAACGACCGCGCCGAATCCGAAGTCACCGGCCCCAACCAAACCAATTTCGTCACCTACAGCCTGCATCCCTGGATCCTGCCCCAGGGCCCCGTCCTGCTCGCCGTCGAACTGCATCAACACACCAATAACGGCCCTGACCTCGCCTTCGACCTCGCCCTGGAGGCCCTCGGCAATTATCGTCCCGTCGTCCAACTCACCGCCCCGCCGGCCGGCACCCTCCTGCCCCCCGGCCAGCCCCTCGCCCTCCAGGTCCTCGCCTTCGACCGTTACGGCCAGATCACCCGCGTCGAATATTTTGCTCACGACACCAAACTGGGCGAAGCATCCTCCTATCCCTACTCTTTCATCTGGACCAATCCCCCTCCCGGCACTTTCCCCATCACGGCCGTGGCCACCGACAATAACGGCGCCGCCTCCACCTCCGCCCCCGTCTGGATCTCCTTCGGCGGCCCCGCCCTCCTCCCCCCCACCACCAGACCGGGCGAACTGCTCCTTTCCTGGCCTGCCGCACCCCCGGAGTACCTCCTCGAATCCGCCTCCCGCCTCGAACCGCCGGACTGGCAGCCCCTCACCAACTCACCCACCGTCTCCAACGGCCTCCGCCAGCTCCTCCTCCCCTTGGACGGCCCCCAACGTTTCTTCCGCCTCCGCCGGCCGTGAGCCCCCATTCTGACTTGACCTTGCCGCGGATGACGGGGATTTTATACACATGAAACACCCTGCATTATTCGCCACCCTCGGGGCCTGTGTCGCCGCCCTCCTCGCCCCCTTCACCCTCGCCGCCCAGTCCATCACCACCGCCTCCCTCATCGAAGAAATGGTGGATTTGCGCAAAATGGCCGAATTCCCCAATCCCCCCTATACCTGCAAACAATTTTCCAGTTACGACCGCGCCTCCAAAAGCCCGGCCGATGAAAAATCCTGGTTCGCCAACGCCGACGCCGGCCACTACCTCCGCGTCGAGGACCGCGCCGGACGCAAAGAATATGTCATGATGGACGCCCAGGGCCCCGGCGCCATCGTGCGCATCTGGTCCGCCAACCCCGCCGGCGTCCTCCGCATCTACCTCGACGGCGCCGACAACCCCGTCATCGAAGCCCCCATGACCGATGTCCTCGGCGGCAAGTACCCCGGCTTCCCCTCCCCCATCGCCGGCGAGCGCAGCAAGGGCTGGAATCTCTATTTCCCCATCCCCTACGCCAAAAGTTGCAAAATCACCAGCGACAAGGGCGGCTTCTATTATCACGTCAATTACCGCACTTATCCCCCCGGCACCCCCGTCCAATCTTTCTCCGCGGAAACCCTTAAAAATCTCTCCGCCCGCATTGAAAAGCTCGCCGCCCAGCTCGCCGCGCCCCGCTCCATCGCCGCCCCCGCTGAAGGCCGCGTCGAGTCCTCCGAACTCCGCCTCGACCCCGGCGAATCCACCGAAGTCCACTTCGAAGGCCCCGCCGCCATCGCCGGCATCGTCGCCCGCGTCAAGGCCGCCCAACTGGACAAAGCCCTGCGCGGCGTCCTCGTCCGTGTCGAGTTCGACGATCAACCCTGCATCGCCGCCCCCCTCGGCGATTTCTTCGGCTCCGCCCCGGGCATCAACCCCTTCGCCTCCCTCCCCCTCGGCATGACCAAAGACGGCGAAATGTACTGCCATTGGTTCATGCCCTTTACCAACAACGCCGCCATCACCCTCCAAAACACCACCGACCAGCCCGTCACCATCCAGGGCGAAGTCGCCCTCCAAAAATACCAATGGTCCACCGCCTCCATGTACTTCCATGCCAAATGGCGCGCCCAATTCGACGTCCCCACCCGCCCCATGCTCGATTGGAATTACCTCACCGCCAAAGGCCAGGGCGTCTTCGCCGGTGTCTCCTTCGCCATTGATAACCCCGTCAAAGACTGGTGGGGCGAAGGCGACGAAAAAATCTACGTGGACGGCGAATCCTTCCCCAGCCACTTCGGCACCGGCACCGAAGATTATTACGGCTACGCCTGGTGTTTCCCCGGCCTCTTCACCCACGCCTACCATTCGCAATCCCGCTGCGACGGCCCAGGCAATTACGGCCGCACCAGCGTCAACCGCTTCCACATCCTCGACCGCATCCCCTTCACCAAAGATTTCAAATTCGACATGGAACTCTGGCACTGGCATGCCCAATGCAAAGTCAACATGGCCGTCACCGCCTACTGGTACGCCAAACCCGGCGCCTCCGATGCCTTCCCCCCGCTCCAACCCGCCCAGGCCATCGTCCGCCCCATGCCCGAATACGTCGTCCCCCGCGTCGCCGGCGCCATCGAAGGCGAACGCATGCGCATCATCCGCGTCAACGGCACCGTCGGCCCCCAGGATTGGGACGGCCTCAGCGCCGGCGTCCACCTCTGGTGGCACGCCGGCATCAAACCCGGGGACAACCTCGTCCTCGGATTCCACGTCCCCAAAGCCGGCAAATACCGCGTCCTGGGCCATTTCCTCAGCGCCCGCGACTACGGCATCCACCAGCTCGCCATCAACGGCAAAAAATGCGGCGAACCCATTGATTTCTACAACCCCGAAGTCCGCCCCACCAAAGAACTCGACCTCG harbors:
- a CDS encoding M36 family metallopeptidase, yielding MGWLSPGDTETRGNNVTAHTDRDGNNEPDLPRPTANNRVFDFPLDLNTSPTNSSAASVVNVFYWCNFAHDRFYELGFTESAGNFQQTNFNRGGLGGDPVIADVQDGEGFNNANFSTPPYDGMSPRMQMYIFNAPHPDRDGALDAEVILHEYTHGLSERLVGAGYGIVESQTAGMAEGWSDFMAMALLSHPQQSLASNYPFSAYVARMFGGILAENYYYGLRRYPYSTNLAVHPLTFKDIDPTQASFHFGVPRNPAIGTSASQVHNQGEVWCAVLWDMRANLIARHGFATGNWLAMQLVVDGMRNCPANPNFLHARDAILLADRISFQGANRAEIWAAFARRGMGAMASSPPSYTTIGIVEDFSLPEDFDISPTSEQTINGTVGGPFSPATLTFDLMNAGRAPLSWSASATPLLKLSATNGVLQPQSSTPLVVSLSAIVTELPAGTYTQQVFFANTATGSNQIRNLRLVIRQESSFLVEFFDHADFDLEFTTLTFTPDDSAAGFQVCRQPASAFPTDPAGGDRIFLGDDWYLPLTLTNGRTVSLFGQRTNIIYISSNGHLTTRMGNTQYFQPELSIFYEQPRVAALYADFHPGQSNLFTGTLDARVSWRQLDDRLAVTWQDVPEYGIQNSNSFQIELFYHGPIRITWLRMDARNGRTGLAPGRGVPTGLVETDFSSSPLCGRQLYLAVQNGLEGQGALPQAGRVSLPEPVTNDVEVTLLSENTAEIILPSSVLIPAGQTSQWFTVVYPDDPLVDGPRRTRLHASAPGFSPAQTLVTVLDNEIAQLDLSFPSILNEGAGLVATAGVLRVTPAPDEALIVRLSSLATNLAQIPEPGFVILGAGQQQVPVPVRILDNNLIEGLTAATLSARVEGWPPASANLLILDNEPRQLSLQVPARVGETFGTLTNAGRVSVAGPLTFDLVVLLQSSQPTRILVPPTLTIPSGQSQAFFNLQVLDDQLRNPTNTVLITASALGFTNATATLIIDDNETLAPPTLTFPAHQAAQLRAPLLLQWSADFGELLLNGGFETGDFTGWSNAPSPDGSAFILNHGSLLTAQGAGPFPPIAGRFEALSHPLSAGRRELSQWIQLPAIPGVLNLSWQHTIRNYAEGFNAQHQFRVELRDASGTNLLATLFSTQPGDPLMQSPVQRSANLNPWQGRKVLLAFVAEDSLGCLNVSVDNVSLALLPPEPVTFEVYLGLTTNLTATNLLGVTTNKSWLVPGPLSPLTTYFWQIVAVRGDERSPSPIRSFTTAGAAPPPQISFNLPGNYSTVTIPSNVLLNVTASAPAGVVKISFYDYDTKIGEVSSPPYTLNYLLGTAGLRQLRAILLDGNGQETVSPPLFLVARAAGAQPITFIPAGAPWRYLDNGSNQGSAWRQRDFDDSSWKIGRGRFGYGLGGETTLLDFGPDPDNKFVTTYFRTMFTNHADLSSLTLKLIADDGVVIWFNDLPIRINMPPLSDITYNDRAESEVTGPNQTNFVTYSLHPWILPQGPVLLAVELHQHTNNGPDLAFDLALEALGNYRPVVQLTAPPAGTLLPPGQPLALQVLAFDRYGQITRVEYFAHDTKLGEASSYPYSFIWTNPPPGTFPITAVATDNNGAASTSAPVWISFGGPALLPPTTRPGELLLSWPAAPPEYLLESASRLEPPDWQPLTNSPTVSNGLRQLLLPLDGPQRFFRLRRP
- a CDS encoding DUF2961 domain-containing protein, encoding MKHPALFATLGACVAALLAPFTLAAQSITTASLIEEMVDLRKMAEFPNPPYTCKQFSSYDRASKSPADEKSWFANADAGHYLRVEDRAGRKEYVMMDAQGPGAIVRIWSANPAGVLRIYLDGADNPVIEAPMTDVLGGKYPGFPSPIAGERSKGWNLYFPIPYAKSCKITSDKGGFYYHVNYRTYPPGTPVQSFSAETLKNLSARIEKLAAQLAAPRSIAAPAEGRVESSELRLDPGESTEVHFEGPAAIAGIVARVKAAQLDKALRGVLVRVEFDDQPCIAAPLGDFFGSAPGINPFASLPLGMTKDGEMYCHWFMPFTNNAAITLQNTTDQPVTIQGEVALQKYQWSTASMYFHAKWRAQFDVPTRPMLDWNYLTAKGQGVFAGVSFAIDNPVKDWWGEGDEKIYVDGESFPSHFGTGTEDYYGYAWCFPGLFTHAYHSQSRCDGPGNYGRTSVNRFHILDRIPFTKDFKFDMELWHWHAQCKVNMAVTAYWYAKPGASDAFPPLQPAQAIVRPMPEYVVPRVAGAIEGERMRIIRVNGTVGPQDWDGLSAGVHLWWHAGIKPGDNLVLGFHVPKAGKYRVLGHFLSARDYGIHQLAINGKKCGEPIDFYNPEVRPTKELDLGVHELKEGENEFTATAVGANDKAVKAFMFGLDYLLLKPAE